In Primulina huaijiensis isolate GDHJ02 chromosome 6, ASM1229523v2, whole genome shotgun sequence, a single window of DNA contains:
- the LOC140979419 gene encoding phosphoenolpyruvate carboxylase kinase 1-like, whose amino-acid sequence MSEALKRNYRVGEEIGRGRYGAVFRCHSLDTGDCFAVKSIEKRLIQNDAIDTLCLHNEAKLMSLVSDHQNVLGIFYVYEDDEFLHMVLEYCGSTDLYQRITARPAFTELESHRVMVPLMEAISHCHSRGVAHRDIKPENTLFNSYNELKLADFGSAEYFHSGELMSGIVGTPYYVAPEVVAGREYNEKVDIWSAGVILYIMLSGIPPFYGDSVTEIFESVLRANLRYPKSNFGSASCEVKDLMRRMLCKDVSRRFSAEQVLAHPWMTSSGVS is encoded by the exons ATGAGTGAAGCGCTAAAGAGAAACTACAGAGTAGGCGAGGAGATTGGTCGGGGAAGATACGGCGCCGTATTCAGGTGCCACTCCCTCGATACTGGAGATTGCTTCGCCGTCAAGTCTATAGAGAAGCGCCTCATCCAAAACGACGCCATCGACACCCTGTGTTTACACAATGAGGCCAAGCTCATGAGCCTCGTCTCCGATCATCAGAATGTGTTGGGGATTTTTTATGTGTACGAAGATGATGAGTTTCTCCATATGGTGCTGGAGTACTGCGGGTCTACGGATCTCTATCAAAGGATCACGGCCCGACCCGCTTTCACTGAACTGGAGTCCCACCGAGTCATG GTACCCCTAATGGAAGCCATATCTCACTGCCACAGCCGCGGTGTAGCCCACCGAGACATCAAGCCAGAAAACACTCTCTTCAACAGCTATAACGAGCTCAAGCTGGCAGACTTTGGCTCAGCTGAATACTTCCACAGTGGGGAACTAATGTCTGGCATTGTTGGGACACCGTACTATGTCGCCCCTGAGGTGGTGGCTGGCCGGGAGTACAATGAAAAGGTCGATATATGGAGTGCAGGTGTCATATTGTACATAATGTTATCCGGGATCCCTCCCTTTTACGGGGATTCTGTGACAGAGATCTTTGAGTCTGTGTTGAGGGCGAACTTGAGATACCCTAAGAGTAATTTCGGCTCAGCTTCTTGTGAAGTGAAAGATTTGATGAGACGGATGCTCTGTAAGGACGTGTCTCGAAGGTTCTCGGCTGAACAAGTGCTAG CACATCCATGGATGACAAGCAGCGGAGTCTCCTGA